From the genome of Nicotiana sylvestris chromosome 2, ASM39365v2, whole genome shotgun sequence, one region includes:
- the LOC104215273 gene encoding uncharacterized protein: protein MAVLLMKKRSVFLDGGACGVKMRQLPFMGIICIVMLFIVYRTTNYQYQQTEIESRLDPFYSSQDPSLDMRSLNSLPRGIIQARSDLELKPLWSTSSSKSKAKASNSSCHNLLAVPVGINQKSNVDALVQKFLSENFTVILFHYDGNVDGWEDLQWSKDAIHIVAHNQTKWWFAKRFLHPAVVSIYDYIFLWDEDLGVENFHPGRYLEIVKSEGLEISQPALDPNSTGIHHRITIRSRTNRFHRRVYDIRGSTKCSDESEGPPCSGFVEGMAPVFSRSAWLCAWHLIQNDLVHGWGMDMKLGYCAQGDRSKKVGVVDSEYVVHQSIQTLGGQSLKKDSNPEESVKRHVVDVRSEIRRQSTYELQIFKDRWARAVKEDKKWSDPFKTRQRRKQWYEQRRKSKVRRR from the exons ATGGCAGTGCTTCTGATGAAGAAGAGGAGTGTGTTCCTTGATGGG GGAGCATGTGGAGTAAAGATGAGACAGCTACCATTTATGGGGATCATCTGTATAGTTATGTTGTTTATTGTATATAGGACCACTAATTATCAGTATCAACAAACAGAG ATAGAGTCGAGGTTGGATCCATTTTATTCTTCGCAG GACCCTAGTTTGGATATGAGAAGTTTGAACAGTTTGCCTCGTGGTATTATCCAAGCAAGATCAGATCTTGAGTTAAAGCCTCTGTGGTCAACAAGTAGTTCGAAGTCAAAGGCAAAG GCTAGCAATTCTAGCTGCCATAACTTGTTGGCAGTTCCAGTTGGCATTAATCAGAAGAGCAATGTTGACGCTCTTGTCCAAAAG TTTCTTTCAGAGAATTTTACTGTCATTCTATTCCACTATGATGGTAATGTTGATGGGTGGGAGGACCTCCAATGGAGTAAAGATGCCATTCATATTGTTGCTCACAATCAGACGAAATG GTGGTTTGCAAAGAGATTTTTACATCCTGCAGTTGTTTCAATCTACGATTACATTTTTCTTTGGGATGAAGATTTGGGCGTGGAGAATTTCCATCCTGGAAG GTACCTTGAAATTGTGAAATCTGAAGGACTGGAAATTTCTCAGCCTGCTTTAGACCCGAATTCTACTGGTATCCACCATAGAATCACAATACGAAGCAGAACAAACAGGTTCCACAG AAGGGTCTACGATATTAGAGGTAGTACAAAGTGTTCAGACGAAAGCGAAGGTCCCCCATGCAGCGG ATTTGTGGAGGGAATGGCTCCGGTCTTTTCAAGATCTGCGTGGCTTTGTGCTTGGCATCTGATACAG AATGATCTCGTTCATGGGTGGGGAATGGACATGAAACTTGGTTATTGTGCACAG GGAGATCGATCCAAAAAGGTGGGAGTAGTTGATAGTGAATATGTAGTTCACCAGAGTATTCAAACTTTGGGTGGGCAATCTTTGAAAAAG GATTCAAACCCTGAAGAGTCTGTGAAG AGACACGTTGTTGACGTGAGATCTGAG ATTCGGAGACAATCAACGTATGAACTGCAAATATTCAAGGACCGGTGGGCACGAGCTGTGAAGGAGGACAAAAAGTGGTCAGATCCATTTAAAACAAGGCAGAGACGTAAGCAATGGTATGAACAAAGGAGAAAATCAAAGGTTAGGCGTAGATGA
- the LOC138884093 gene encoding uncharacterized protein, translating to MHIQVCDQHAYCNVVEEEIDDEPWFHDIKEYIKSGVYPAHAIGDQKRNIRHLASGFFLSGGILYKRTPDLGLLRCIDAKESSTIMAEVHSGVCGPHMNGYVLAKKILRAGYYWLAMECDCISFVRKCHQCQVCQQFKIIHRNSTPYRPKANGAVEAANKNIKKMLRKMVQGSRQWHQKLPFALLGYRTTVRTSVGATPYLLVYGTKAVIPAEVEISSLRIVAEAEIDDDEWVKTRLEQLSLIDEKRLAAVCHGQFYQKRLARAYNKKVRPQKFEVGQMVLKRVLPHQVEAKGKIAPNWPGSFIVTRVLPNGALYLTDIEGKCVDMAINSDAVKRYYI from the exons ATGCATATCCAAGTttgtgatcaacatgcttattgtaatgtggtggaagaggaaATAGATGacgaaccttggttccatgatatcaaggaatacatcaagtCAGGGGTATATCCGGCACATGCcataggtgatcaaaagagaaacATCCGGCatctggctagtggatttttcctgagtgggggaatcttgtacaagaggactccagATTTGGGACTgttgaggtgcatagatgctaaagaatcttcaactatcatggccgaggtgcattctggagtttgtgggccgcatatgaatgggtacgtgttggcaaagaagatacttcgagcaggttattattggctcgcCATGGAatgtgattgtatcagttttgttcgcaagtgtcatcaatgccag gtatgccaacagttcaagattataCATCGAAACTCCActccatatcgccccaaggcaaatggagctgttgaggctgccaacaagaacataaagaagatgcttcgtaagatggttcaaggttctagacaatggcatCAAAAGCTGCCTTTTGCcttactgggttatcgcactactgttcgcacttcagtaggtgcaactccttatttgttggtatatggaactaagGCAgttatacctgcagaagttgagatttcatcccttcggatcgttgcagaagctgaaattgatgatgatgagtgggtcaaaacccggctagagcagttgagtttgattgatgagaaaagattggctgcagtatgtcatggccaattctATCAAAAGAGactggcaagagcatacaacaagaaggtgcgtcctcagaaatttgaagtgggccagATGGTATTGAAACGCGTCCTTCCTCATCAGGTGGAAGCTAAAGGCAAAATCGCCCCAAACTGGCCGGGGTCGTTCATAGTGacaagagtgttgcccaacggaGCTTTGTATTTGacagacatagaaggcaaatgtgtagatatggctatcaattctgatgcagttaagaggtactatatatga